GGCCTACCAGCGCGTGCTGCAACGCCACGATATCGACACCGAGGCGGCCAGGTTGGCCGGCCACTTCAGGGCACCGGCATGATGATGTTATTGGCGTGGTTGCTGGTGGTGGTCACGATCGTACTGCTCGTGCCAGTGCTGGTGCTGGTTGCCCAGGTGCTGCTGGCCTGCTTGCCGGCACGCACGCTGCCGACGACGGCCGGGGCACGCGGGCGGGTGGCCGTGCTGGTACCGGCCCATGACGAGTCGACGATTATCCGCTCGACCCTGGCGAGCATCCTGGTGCAATTGCAGGCGGGCGATCGGCTGTTGGTGGTGGCCGACAACTGCACCGACGACACCGCGCAGCTGGCGCGTGCCGCCGGTGCGCAGGTGGTGGAACGGGCGGATGCCCAGCGGCGCGGCAAGGGCTACGCGCTGGATTTCGGCGTCCGTCACCTGGTGGAGGATCCGCCTGAAGTGGTGATCGTCATCGACGCGGATTGCCAGGTAGGCGAGGGCGCCATCGACCAGTTGGCCCGCTGCTGCCAGGCCAGCGCACGACCGGTACAGGCCCTCTACCTGATGCGCGCGCCGGCTGGCGCGGGGCTCAAGGTGCAGATCGCCGCGTTCGCCTGGCGGGTGAAAAATCTGGTGCGCCCGCGTGGCTGGGCACGGCTGGGGCTGCCGTGCCAGCTGATGGGTTCGGGCATGGCCTTCGTCTGGCGGGATCTGTCCGCCATCGATCTTGCCAGCGGGCACCTCGTCGAGGACCTGAAACTGGGCCTGGACCTGTGTCGCGCTGGCAAGCCGCCGCTGTTCTGTCAGGCGGCCCAGGTCGACAGCCAGTTCCCTGGCAGCGATGAAGGCCTGGCCAACCAGCGCAAACGCTGGGAGCACGGTCACCTGGGTGTGTTGTTTGGCGAGGCCCCCGGATTGCTGGTCGGCGCGGTGGGGCAGCGCAATGTTGGTTTGATGGCATTGGCCCTGGACCTGCTGGTGCCACCGCTGGCGCTGCTGGTGCTGGCACTGAGTGTCTGTTTCTGCCTCACCTGGCTGTTCTTCGCGTTGTCTGGCCTACTGCTGCCAGCGCTGATCTGCAGCGGCGCCCTGGCACTGCTGGGCGTGGCGGTGCTGCTGGCCTGGGGGCGGTTCGCCCGGGAACTGATCCCGTTTTCGACGCTGATGTACGCGCCGTTCTACGCGCTGAGGAAAATTCCGCTGTACCTGGGGTTCCTGGTCAGGCGCCAGGTTGATTGGGTGCGTTCGAAACGGGATGACAGCTGATGGACAGGCATGCATGGCGCATCCGCTGGAAGAGTCTGGTAGAAACACTGCACGTAGTTGGCGACCCGTCGGCCGAACAGCGGCTGATCGAGCGGTTGTCCCGGCCCGACAAGACCACCGTGCTGGCGTTCGTCAACGCCCATGCCATGAACCTGGCGACTCACAACGTTGAGTTCGGCAAGGCGTTGACGATGGCTGATGTGTTGCTGCGCGACGGTTCCGGCATGGCGATCCTGCTTCGCCAACTGGGCCTGGAGCCCGGCCTGAACATGAATGGCACCGACTTCATCCCCAAGCTCCTGGCCGCGTACAAGGGGCGACGGGTGGCCTTCTGGGGCACGCGCGAACCGTATCTCGGGCAGGCGGTGAGCCGCAGCGTGGAATGCTTTGGCATTCAGCCGGTCTCGGTCCGTGACGGTTTTGCCGAACTCGACAACTATCTGCGGCTTGCCCGTGAAACCCAGCCTGAGCTGATCGTGCTGGGGATGGGCATGCCCAAGCAGGAGGCGCTGGCCGCCGCGTTGGCCGTCAATGGCGAGCCGTGCGTGGTGGTGTGCGGTGGGGCGATCCTGGATTTTCTCGGTGGCAAGGTAGAGCGGGCACCGCAATGGCTGCGAAGGCTGGGCGGCGAGTGGGTGTTCCGCCTGGCCCGGGAGCCCAGGCGCCTGTTCATGCGTTATGTGGTGGGCAACCCGTTGTTTTTGCTGCGTGCGGTGTTGTTGCGCAAAGCGGTGGCAAAAGGGGCTTGAAGGACCTCTGTAGGAGCGGCTTTAGCCGCGATCACCCGCGAAGCGGGTACCAGGCACCGCGTTGGCTGCATCGCGGCTGAAGCCGCTCCTACAGGGTGGTGGATGATGGCCGGATGTACTGCACCACACTGATGGCCTGGCGCTGCTACAGTGATATCAGACCTACACCCGTGAACCGTCAACATGGAATCGCGCACGCCGTCGTATCAGTCCTGTGGGGGATGAGTACCTGAAGGCGCGCCGAAGGGGTTATGAAGATCATGGGAACATCCCGCCGCCGCAGGCTTGCGGCATGTGTCATCGCACACCCTCGCTTCGCATTGCACAGGTCGCTGGCTGATCGCCCAGCGTGAAAGACAGGCATTTGCTCACTCACTTTTCGATGAGGCCTGACCATGGTGTTCGAACCCCGCAGCAGTCGCTCCTTGCTCCAGCGCAGAAGCAGCGTCAGCAACGCCATCCAGGCCGGCCTGGACGGTATCGCCGTGACCGGCGTGGCCTGGTATTTGATCTACGATCAATTCGGTTTCATCACTTCCGACTACGTGATCATGCTGCTGTTGCTGATCGGTGCGCTGGCGGTGATCTACGATCACTACGGCATCTACCGCAGCAACGTCGGGCTGACGCGCAAGGCCTTCCGCTTGTTCAAGGCGTGGTCGGCGACGTTCTGTTTCCTGGCGGTGATGGCGTTCCTCACCAAGCAGAGCGAGCAGTACTCGCGGATGCTGGTAGCGCAGTTGTTCGTCATCGGCTACGCCGTGCAGCTGTTCCTGCACATCGCCGTGCGCGAGGTGCAGAAACGCTACATGGCGCATGCCTCCAGGCCGGAGAACGTGCTGATCATCGGCGCCGGCGACCTGGCCGAGTTCCTGTACCTCAAGATCAGCAACAACCCCTGGCTGGGTGAGCGGGTCGTCGGTTGCGTGCTGGTCGACGATGGCAGCGCCGCCGACAGCGAGGCCCCGCAGATCAAGTCGCGCCTGCCGGTGCTGGGGCATATCAGCGAACTCGATGGCATCGTTGCGCAAAACGCGATCAGGACGGTGTACCTGGTCACGCCGCTGGGCGGCTCCGACGTGATCAACGACGTGTACATGAAGCTGCTCGACAAGTGCATTGCCGTGAACTGGGTGCCGGACATCTTCTCCCTGCGCCTGATCAACCACAGCGTGCGCGAGATCGCCGGCATTCCCGTGCTGACCCTGTCGGAAACCCCGCTGACCGGGATGAGCCTGTTCCTGAAGAACCTCGAAGACCGGGTGCTGGCGGCAATGATCGTGCTCTGTGCCTCGCCGGTGCTGCTGACGCTGGCCGCGATCATCAAGTTCGACAGCCCGGGGCCGGTTTTCTTCAGGCAGGAACGCACCGGCTGGACCGGGGAGTCGTTCCGCATCTGGAAGTTCAGGAGCATGCACGTGCACCAGCCGCAGGACGGCGTGGTCAAGCAGGCGCAGAAGAACGACCCACGGCTGACCCGGATCGGGGCGTTCATCCGCCGCACCAGCCTGGACGAGCTGCCCCAGTTGTTCAACGTGTTGACTGGCGAGATGTCCCTGGTGGGGCCGCGCCCCCATGCATTGCAGCACGACACGCTGTATTCCCAGGACATCGTCGACTACTTCGCCCGCCACAACATCAAGCCCGGCATGACCGGCCTGGCCCAGGTGCGCGGTTATCGAGGGGAAACCAAGGATATCGCGCAGATGATCCAGCGCGTGGATTCGGACATCGAGTACATCAACAACTGGTCACTGTGGCTCGATTTCGTGATCCTGGTGCGCACGCTCAATGCGTTTACTGGCAAGCAGGCTTATTGAAGGGGCTTTTGATCGCGTGGTGGCAAGCAGGTGCAGGGCGGTAGTCATCTGAGGATCGAGCGGGCGCATCGCGGATGAATCCGCTCCTACGTTTGTTGCAACGTGCCGCACCTGTGAGGCCATGGTTGCCGTTCGTAGAACCATGGCTGTAGGAGCGGATTCATCCGCGATGCGCCGTGTCGGCGGCGCTCGATTTCATAGACGCTGAAACGCTCCAGGCGAACACCTTGAAAGAGCGCCTTCTCATACCGGCGGCATAACTTCGGAGAGTGGGTGCAAGGCCCGAAACCCCTGCGCTTCCTCCACCAACCAGTCATGCACCGCTCGCGCCCCCGGCTGGCTCAGCCCGCCGGGCTGGTACAGCAGCACATAGCGCTTGTGGTTGGCGATCGGCACCCCGAACGGCACGATCAGCGCGCCACGCTCCAGCTCGTCGTTAAGAAGCGTGCGCCGTGCGATGGCCACGCCGACCCCGGCGATGGCTGCCTCGATGGTCAGGTGGTTGCGGTTGAAGGTATGCCCCCGGCGCACGTCCAGCCCCTGCGCGCCGATACCCTCCAGGTAGAACTCCCACTCGGCATATTCCGAACTGCCGCGCCAGGCGGTGATGTCGTGCAGCAGCGGGTAGTGCACCAGGTCCGCCGGCCCGTGCAGGGGCGGGCGGCCACGCAGCAGGGCGGGTGAGCATACCGGGAAGATCTGTTCGTCGAGCAAGGGGGTGGAGAGCATGCCCGGGTAGCTGCCGTCGTTGAGGTCGATGGCCAGGTCGAAGTCATCCGGGTGCAGGGCCTGGTTGCTGTCCTCGGCCACCAGGCGCAGCGCGATGTCCGGGTAACGTTGTTGGAAGCGCGGCAGGCGCGGGGTCAGCCACTTGGCCAGGAACGAGGGGATCGAGCGCAGGCGCAGGGTGCCGCGGATCTCGCCGGCATCCAGGCGCAGCAACTCCGCCTCGATGCCGCCGTAGGCCTCGGCCACGGTCTGCGCCAGGCGCTGGCCTTCGGCGGTCAGCTCGACACCCCGGGCACGGCGCAGGAACAGGCGAAAGCCCAGGCGCTCCTCGAGCAAGCGCATCTGCTGGCTGACCGCGCCGGGGGTGATGTGCAGCTCTTCGGCGCAGCGGGTAAACGACAGGTGCCGCGCGGCGCAGGAGAACACATGCAGCCAGACGAATACCTGGCCATTGAGGGATCCTTTCATCGTTTAGTACTGCTAAAGGCTTGTGTAGGAAGTTTCGTTGGTCATGGCGACCTTGGCGAGGCAGTATCGCGCAAATTCGCAATACCGCTCAATTTCTTCAGACAGCCGTGACGCATCGTCCATTGTGATCACGGCCAGGCATTAGCATGGCTATCAGTGTTTTCGACCTTTTCAAGATTGGCATCGGCCCCTCCAGTTCCCACACCGTCGGCCCCATGCGTGCGGCGGCGACCTTCGCCCAGGCCCTGCGCGAGCGTGGCTGGCTGAGCCGGGTGACGCGGGTCGAGGTGCGCCTGTACGGCTCGCTCTCGGCCACCGGTGTCGGTCACGCGACCGACCGGGCCTGCCTGCTGGGGCTGATGGGCCAGTGGCCGGACCGCATCGACCCGCACAGCATCGAGTCGTGTATCGACCAGGTCATGAAGGAACAGAACCTGATGCTCGACGGCAACCACCCGGTCGAGTTCCAGTATGCCCGTGACATGCGCCTGCTCGACGAAGACCTGGCCTATCACCCCAACGCGATGACCCTCGAGTGCTTCGACGGTCAGGCCAGCTTGTTCAGCCAGACCTATTTCTCCGTGGGCGGTGGCTTCATCGTCGAGCAAGGCGAGATCGACGCCCCCGAGGCGAACGTCGGCCAGGTGGAATTGCCTTATGAGTTCTCCAGCGGCGCCGAGTTGCTGGCCCTGTGCAAGGCCCACAACCTGAGCGTCAGCCAACTGATGATGGCCAATGAATGTGCCTGGCGCCCAGAGCATGAAGTGCGCGGGGGGCTGCTGAAGATCTGGGGCGCGATGCGCGAGTGTGTCGACAATGGCCTGCGCAACGAAGGCATCCTGCCTGGCGGCCTCAACGTCAAGCGCCGCGCCGCGCGCCTGTACCGCAGCCTGCAGGAGCTGGGCAAGCCCAACGTGATCGGTTCGACGCTGAGCGCCATGGAGTGGGTCAACCTGTTCGCCCTGGCGGTCAACGAAGAGAATGCCGCCGGTGGGCGCATGGTCACCGCGCCCACCAATGGCGCGGCGGGGATCATCCCCGCCGTGCTGCACTACTACATGAAGTTCAACCCCGATGCCTGCGACGACGACGTGGTGGCGTTCCTCCTGGCGGCGGCTTCGGTGGGCATCCTGTGCAAGAAGAACGCGTCGATTTCCGGCGCCGAGGTCGGTTGCCAGGGCGAGGTCGGTTCGGCTTGCTCGATGGCGGCGGCGGGCCTGGCTGAAGTGCTGGGAGCCACTGCGCCACAATTGGAGAACGCCGCCGAGATCGCCCTGGAGCATAACCTGGGGCTGACCTGCGACCCGGTGGGTGGGCTGGTCCAGATCCCTTGCATCGAGCGCAATGCCATCGCAGCGGTGAAGGCGATCAATGCGGTGCAGATGGCCTTGCGCGGCGATGGC
This genomic stretch from Pseudomonas entomophila L48 harbors:
- a CDS encoding glycosyltransferase family 2 protein, which encodes MMMLLAWLLVVVTIVLLVPVLVLVAQVLLACLPARTLPTTAGARGRVAVLVPAHDESTIIRSTLASILVQLQAGDRLLVVADNCTDDTAQLARAAGAQVVERADAQRRGKGYALDFGVRHLVEDPPEVVIVIDADCQVGEGAIDQLARCCQASARPVQALYLMRAPAGAGLKVQIAAFAWRVKNLVRPRGWARLGLPCQLMGSGMAFVWRDLSAIDLASGHLVEDLKLGLDLCRAGKPPLFCQAAQVDSQFPGSDEGLANQRKRWEHGHLGVLFGEAPGLLVGAVGQRNVGLMALALDLLVPPLALLVLALSVCFCLTWLFFALSGLLLPALICSGALALLGVAVLLAWGRFARELIPFSTLMYAPFYALRKIPLYLGFLVRRQVDWVRSKRDDS
- a CDS encoding WecB/TagA/CpsF family glycosyltransferase, translated to MDRHAWRIRWKSLVETLHVVGDPSAEQRLIERLSRPDKTTVLAFVNAHAMNLATHNVEFGKALTMADVLLRDGSGMAILLRQLGLEPGLNMNGTDFIPKLLAAYKGRRVAFWGTREPYLGQAVSRSVECFGIQPVSVRDGFAELDNYLRLARETQPELIVLGMGMPKQEALAAALAVNGEPCVVVCGGAILDFLGGKVERAPQWLRRLGGEWVFRLAREPRRLFMRYVVGNPLFLLRAVLLRKAVAKGA
- a CDS encoding undecaprenyl-phosphate glucose phosphotransferase; the encoded protein is MVFEPRSSRSLLQRRSSVSNAIQAGLDGIAVTGVAWYLIYDQFGFITSDYVIMLLLLIGALAVIYDHYGIYRSNVGLTRKAFRLFKAWSATFCFLAVMAFLTKQSEQYSRMLVAQLFVIGYAVQLFLHIAVREVQKRYMAHASRPENVLIIGAGDLAEFLYLKISNNPWLGERVVGCVLVDDGSAADSEAPQIKSRLPVLGHISELDGIVAQNAIRTVYLVTPLGGSDVINDVYMKLLDKCIAVNWVPDIFSLRLINHSVREIAGIPVLTLSETPLTGMSLFLKNLEDRVLAAMIVLCASPVLLTLAAIIKFDSPGPVFFRQERTGWTGESFRIWKFRSMHVHQPQDGVVKQAQKNDPRLTRIGAFIRRTSLDELPQLFNVLTGEMSLVGPRPHALQHDTLYSQDIVDYFARHNIKPGMTGLAQVRGYRGETKDIAQMIQRVDSDIEYINNWSLWLDFVILVRTLNAFTGKQAY
- a CDS encoding LysR substrate-binding domain-containing protein — encoded protein: MKGSLNGQVFVWLHVFSCAARHLSFTRCAEELHITPGAVSQQMRLLEERLGFRLFLRRARGVELTAEGQRLAQTVAEAYGGIEAELLRLDAGEIRGTLRLRSIPSFLAKWLTPRLPRFQQRYPDIALRLVAEDSNQALHPDDFDLAIDLNDGSYPGMLSTPLLDEQIFPVCSPALLRGRPPLHGPADLVHYPLLHDITAWRGSSEYAEWEFYLEGIGAQGLDVRRGHTFNRNHLTIEAAIAGVGVAIARRTLLNDELERGALIVPFGVPIANHKRYVLLYQPGGLSQPGARAVHDWLVEEAQGFRALHPLSEVMPPV
- a CDS encoding L-serine ammonia-lyase yields the protein MAISVFDLFKIGIGPSSSHTVGPMRAAATFAQALRERGWLSRVTRVEVRLYGSLSATGVGHATDRACLLGLMGQWPDRIDPHSIESCIDQVMKEQNLMLDGNHPVEFQYARDMRLLDEDLAYHPNAMTLECFDGQASLFSQTYFSVGGGFIVEQGEIDAPEANVGQVELPYEFSSGAELLALCKAHNLSVSQLMMANECAWRPEHEVRGGLLKIWGAMRECVDNGLRNEGILPGGLNVKRRAARLYRSLQELGKPNVIGSTLSAMEWVNLFALAVNEENAAGGRMVTAPTNGAAGIIPAVLHYYMKFNPDACDDDVVAFLLAAASVGILCKKNASISGAEVGCQGEVGSACSMAAAGLAEVLGATAPQLENAAEIALEHNLGLTCDPVGGLVQIPCIERNAIAAVKAINAVQMALRGDGEHFISLDRVIRTMRDTGADMHANYKETSRGGLAVAFVEC